The DNA segment GACATCATGAGTGTCCCCCTCGCCAAGTAATCAATCCAGTCAACCAGGGAGAATCATATGAGCGCAATCCTGCCGCCTTCAGAGCGGTTGTGGTGGAAAACACCGATTTCGGGGCAAGAATGGACGTGGATCGGCATCGCCTTCGTCTGGGCCATGATCATGTTCGTCATGATGGTCTATTGGCACATCAACGGTAAGCAGAACCTCTCGAACGAGGTTTACAAGACAACAACCGAAATGTTCACGGCCAAGACGGAAGCCTTCGTCAAGGAAAACACCATTCGTACCGAAACCGATCAGCAGATTCCGGTAGCCAAGCCGAATGCCAAGGGCGAAGCCTTCCTGCTGGCACGTTTGTGGGCCTGGTATCCGATTCTGGAACTGGAAGCCGGCAAGACCTACAAGATTCATCTGTCGTCTGTCGACTACAACCATGGCTTCTCGCTGCAGCCGACCAACATCAATATCCAGGTCATCCCCGGCTATGAGCATGTGGTCAAGATGACACCGACCAAGGCCGGCACCTACGCCATCGTTTGTAATGAATACTGCGGCATCGGGCACCACACGATGCTTGGCCGTATTTACGTGAAATAAGGGGGACCATAGATGGCAACTACTTACCGTACCTGTCCGCGCACCGGGCTGCAGTTCGACCTCGATGCCGACAAACTGATGCGCTGGAACGCCGTAGCCGGCGTGCTCTGGCTTCTCGTGGGCGGCATCACCGCCCTGCTGGTGATTCTGACCCGCTGGCCAGCCATCAAGCTGCTGCCGGCGGATCAGTTCTACCTGATCCTGACGGCCCACGGCATCGACATGCTGATCCTGTGGATCATCTACTTTGAAATGGCGGTGCTCTACTTCGCCTCGTCGACCCTGCTGCGATGCCGACTTGCCACGCCCAAAGTGGCCTGGCTCGGTTTCTGGCTGATGGCAATAGGCGGCATCGTGACCAACGTCGCCATCTTCCAGGGCGAGTCGAGCGTGATGTTCACGTCCTATGTGCCGATGCAGGCCGCGCCGCACTTCTACCTCGGCATCATCCTGTTTGCCGTGGGCGCGCTGATCGGCTGTGGCGTGTTCTTCGGTACGCTGGTGATCGCCAAGCGCGAGAAGACCTACACCGGCTCACTGCCACTGGTTACCTTCGGTGCATTGACGGCGGCCATCATCGCGGTATTCACCATCCTCTCCGGCGCCGCGATTCTGATCCCGACCTTCCTCTGGTCTGTGGGCCTGATCAAGGAAGTCGATCCGCAGCTGTATCGCATGATCTGGTGGGCACTGGGTCACTCCTCGCAGCAGATCAACGTTGCCGCCCACGTCTCGATCTGGTACCTGATCGCCGCCGTGGTGTTCGGCGCCAAGCCGCTGTCGGAAAAGGTCTCGCGCTTCGCCTTCCTGCTCTACATCCTGTTCCTGCAACTGGCCAGCGCGCACCATCTGCTGTCCGACCCGGGCATGAGCGCGGAATGGAAAGTGCTGAACACGTCGTACTTCATGTACTTCGCGGTGCTGGCCTCGATGATCCACGGCTTCACGGTTCCGGGCGCGATCGAAGCGGCGCAGCGCAAGAAGGGCTTCACCAACGGCCTGTTCGAGTGGCTGCGCAAGGCTCCGTGGGGCAACCCATTGTTCTCGGGCATGTTCATCTCGCTGGTCGGCTTCGGCTTCCTCGGCGGCATTTCGGGCGTCGTTCTGGGCACCGAGCAGATCAACATGCTGATGCACAACACCTTCTACGTGCCGGGCCATTTCCATACCACGGTCGTCGTCGGTACCACGCTGGCCTTCATGTCGATCACCTACCTGCTGGTGCCGACGCTGTTCCGGCGTGAAATGATGTTCCCGAAACTGTGCCAGATCCAGCCCTACCTCTACGGTCTCAGCATGTGCGTGCTCGGCCTGGTGATGATGGGCGCCGGCACGCTGGGCGTTTCCCGCCGTCACTGGGACATGGCCTTCTCGGGTGCACCGTTCCAGTATGAGTGGCCGGGTGCCGCTTACCTGATGATGGGTCTCACCGGCATCTTCGGCGTGATCGCGGTCATCGGTGGCGGTCTGTGGATATTCCTGGTGGTATGGTCGCTGTTGTTCGGCAAGAAGCTCGACGGTGGTCCGATCTCCGACAAGCCGACGCCGATTCCGGACCAGACCGCTGCGGCAGCGGCGTCCCACGCGGGTAGCGAAGAGCATATCGGCGTACCGGGCACCGTGGTTCTGGCCATGACGTTGCTGGTCTGCTTCGTCCTCTACTACTTCGTGAATTGGAAGTACCTGTCCGAAGTCTGGGGTCTCAGCTGATCACCTGCTGAACAGGCACAAGGCTTCCCCGCACTCCGGTGCGGGGAACCTGCCTGAATCGGGCTTGGCCAGCAGGCCCGATTCAAGCAGGTTTCAGAAGTGGCAAAAACTACAACGATCCCCCCCCCCAAAGACGCTTGATGGAATCGACGCTGCCCCCCAACAAATCAACCGGCTTCCCCTTCCGTGCCATCATGGGAGTGTTCAAGCTGCGCATCGGCGTCGTAATAACCTTTACCGCACTGGCCGGTTTGTCGGTAAGCGCCGGCCCCAGCCTGAGCCTCGCGCAACTCATCATCCTGACGCTTGCCGTGCTGGTTTCCTCAGCCAGCGCGGGCGCCTTCAACCAGTATTACGAACACGACATCGATCCCCTGATGTCGCGCACCAGCAAACGCCCCTTCGCCACCGGTGAAATCAAACACGGACCGATCTGGCTGCTGATCATTTTCGGGCTGATGGCACTGTCCGTCGCCGCTGCCTGGCTCGCGCTCAATGCCTGGGCCGCGATGTTCACCTTCCTCGGCGCATTCTTCTACGCGATCGTCTATACGGTCTGGCTCAAGCGTCGCACCTGGCTCAACATCGTGTTCGGCGGTCTGGCGGGCAGTTGGGCTGTCCTGGCGGGAGCAACCGCGGCCGATCCGCAGGTCGGCGCCGTGCCGCTTGCCCTCGCCTTCGTGCTCTTTCTGTGGACCCCGCCGCACTTCTGGAGCCTGGCGATTGCCTTTCGCGAGGACTACGCTGCCGCCGGCGTCCCCATGCTGCCGGTGGTCGTCGGCGACAAGCGCGCGGCACAAACCATTTTCGCCAGCACCCTGGCTCTGGTGGCTGCGTCCTTCCTGCCGCTGGCCTTCGGCCTCGGCGCAATCTACTTTGCCGGCGCCGCTGTCGGTGGCGCCCTGTTCATCCAGAAGGCCTGGCGCCTGATGCGGAACACCAACCGTGAAACAGCCATGACCTGCTTCCATGCCTCACTGGCTCAGTTGACTCTGGTACTCACTGCTGCAATCATCGACGCTCGTTTTTAGCCAGGCGTCCCCTCCCCGTGATCCATCATTGTTTTCGTGCTGCGCTTGCAGCGGCCCTGGTCTTTGCAGCGCCTTGCGCCCTGTCGGCCGACAAGCCCGGAGAGCCCAAGCTGGCCCAGCAGCCCCAGGGAGCGCGGACCGGTCTGGTCCTCACCACGCTTGACGAGAAGGCGGCGCTTGAACGCTCGCAGGGCGTGATCGGCAAGCCGGTGGGTGACCATGTACTGCTCGATCGGCAGGAGCGGCCGACACCGCTGGCCAAGTACCGCGGCAAACCCCTGCTGGTGAATTTCATCTACACCGCCTGCTTCAATGTCTGCCCCACCACCACCAAGAATCTGCAAAAGGCCGTCGAGACAACCGTCAGCGTGCTCGGAGCCGATCGCTTCAATATCGTCAGCATCGGCTTCAACCAGCCCTTCGATTCGCCACAAGCCATGAAGGCCTTCGCCACCCAGTACGGCATCCATCTGCCGAACTGGGAATTCCTCAGCCCGGCGGCGGCGATCGTCGACGAATTGACGCGTGATTTCGGCTTCAGCTATGTAGCGACGACCGCCGGCTTCGACCACATGAACCAGGTCACCATCGTTGATGCCGAGGGCAGGATTTTCAGGCAGGTGTATGGCGAGACCTTCACCGCCGCGGACTTGGCGGAGCCGCTCAAGGCGATGATTACCGGCGCGCCGATCCCGCCCCAAATCGGCACCCTGGCGGAAATTGCCGACCGCATCCGGATACTTTGTTCCGTCTATGACCCCACCACCGGCAAATACCGCACCAACTACGCGCTGTATTTCGAGATCGTCGGCTTCATCAGCTTCATGATCTTCATGCTCTGGGTGGCCTGGAGCTTCACGAAAAAACGCCGCGACGACAAGATTCAATCAGGTTGATACGAGTCAAGTCGGATAAGGTCCGGCTCGTATATCATTAACCGCTAATAATCCCCCCGGTAGCCAAATGGTTAACGGGTGCCGGTGTTACGGAATCTCCCAACGTGAGCTTGCACGCAGCCTTGCGCGGCAACGCGCAAACCTTCTTCGAACATATCGAGAATTTTCTCGATGCGTCCTTTGGCGGCACGGATAATCCATTGCGCCATCTGGGCGCTCTCGGCTTGTTTTTTCTCTGGATACTGGTCGCCACCGGGCTCTATCTCTACACGGTGCTCGATACCAGCATCGAAGGCGTCTACAGCTCGATCGGCTACCTGTCGCAGGAACAGTGGTATCTCGGTGGCATACTGCGCAGCCTGCACCGCTACGCATCGAACGGATTCGTGCTGGTCATGATGCTGCATCTGGTGCGGGAATGGGCCTACGGCCGCTATTACGGCTTTCGCCTCTATTCCTGGGTCACCGGCGTACCGCTGATCTGGTTCGCCTACATTTCGGGCATCGGCGGCTACTGGATCGTCTGGGACCGGCTGGCGCAGTTTTCCGCGGTCGCGACCACGGAGCTGCTCGACTGGCTGCCGTTCTTCAACGAACCGACGGCACGCAACTTCCTCATGCCGGATTCGATCAACGATCGATTTTTCACGGTACTGGTGTTCATCCACATCGGCGTTCCGCTGATGCTGATCCTCGGCCTCTGGGCCCACGTCAATCGCATCAGCAAGGTGGACTACCTGCCTTCGCGGCGCGTGATGCTGGCAACCCTGGCCAGCTTTCTGGTGCTGGCCCTGTTCATTCCGGCGCAGAGCCAGGCGCCCGCGAACCTGGCCGTGGTCGCGACCGACCTGCCGCTGAACTGGTTCATCCTCTTCATCCATCCGCTGACCGACATCACATCGCCGGCAGCTGTCTGGACACTCGTCTTCGGCACGACGATCCTGCTCTTCGCCCTGCCCTTCCTGCCTCACCCGGCCGCCCAGCCGATTGCCGTGGTCGATGCGGCCAATTGCAACGGCTGCAGCCGCTGCCACGTCGATTGTCCCTACGAGGCGATCACCATGGCGATTCATCCCGACAAGCCGGGCCACAAGATCGCCATTGTCGATCCCGACAACTGCGCCGGTTGCGGCATCTGCGCCGGCGCCTGTCCGTCATCGACACCGTTCCGCAGCCAGGAACGGCTGGTGACGGGCATCGACATGCCGCAGCAACCGGTCGATGTCATGCGCCAGCAACTCGAAGCCGAAGTGGCACGGCTTTCCGGCAAAACCAGACTGCTTGTCTTCGGCTGCGACAAGGGCGCCGACGTGCGCGGCCTGGCCGCGATGGATACCGCAGCCATCAGCCTGATCTGCACTGGCATGCTGCCGCCC comes from the Sulfuritalea hydrogenivorans sk43H genome and includes:
- the cyoE gene encoding heme o synthase, producing the protein MESTLPPNKSTGFPFRAIMGVFKLRIGVVITFTALAGLSVSAGPSLSLAQLIILTLAVLVSSASAGAFNQYYEHDIDPLMSRTSKRPFATGEIKHGPIWLLIIFGLMALSVAAAWLALNAWAAMFTFLGAFFYAIVYTVWLKRRTWLNIVFGGLAGSWAVLAGATAADPQVGAVPLALAFVLFLWTPPHFWSLAIAFREDYAAAGVPMLPVVVGDKRAAQTIFASTLALVAASFLPLAFGLGAIYFAGAAVGGALFIQKAWRLMRNTNRETAMTCFHASLAQLTLVLTAAIIDARF
- a CDS encoding hydrogenase iron-sulfur subunit, with amino-acid sequence MSLHAALRGNAQTFFEHIENFLDASFGGTDNPLRHLGALGLFFLWILVATGLYLYTVLDTSIEGVYSSIGYLSQEQWYLGGILRSLHRYASNGFVLVMMLHLVREWAYGRYYGFRLYSWVTGVPLIWFAYISGIGGYWIVWDRLAQFSAVATTELLDWLPFFNEPTARNFLMPDSINDRFFTVLVFIHIGVPLMLILGLWAHVNRISKVDYLPSRRVMLATLASFLVLALFIPAQSQAPANLAVVATDLPLNWFILFIHPLTDITSPAAVWTLVFGTTILLFALPFLPHPAAQPIAVVDAANCNGCSRCHVDCPYEAITMAIHPDKPGHKIAIVDPDNCAGCGICAGACPSSTPFRSQERLVTGIDMPQQPVDVMRQQLEAEVARLSGKTRLLVFGCDKGADVRGLAAMDTAAISLICTGMLPPSFIEYALRSGVDGIVVTGCRDGGCDFRLGMQWTRERLAHQREPYLRSLVPMDRLQVVPASRDEGMQLAAAVQEFRTQLETRTVTSSRPPAYSRRRI
- a CDS encoding SCO family protein, which encodes MIHHCFRAALAAALVFAAPCALSADKPGEPKLAQQPQGARTGLVLTTLDEKAALERSQGVIGKPVGDHVLLDRQERPTPLAKYRGKPLLVNFIYTACFNVCPTTTKNLQKAVETTVSVLGADRFNIVSIGFNQPFDSPQAMKAFATQYGIHLPNWEFLSPAAAIVDELTRDFGFSYVATTAGFDHMNQVTIVDAEGRIFRQVYGETFTAADLAEPLKAMITGAPIPPQIGTLAEIADRIRILCSVYDPTTGKYRTNYALYFEIVGFISFMIFMLWVAWSFTKKRRDDKIQSG
- a CDS encoding cupredoxin domain-containing protein; translation: MSAILPPSERLWWKTPISGQEWTWIGIAFVWAMIMFVMMVYWHINGKQNLSNEVYKTTTEMFTAKTEAFVKENTIRTETDQQIPVAKPNAKGEAFLLARLWAWYPILELEAGKTYKIHLSSVDYNHGFSLQPTNINIQVIPGYEHVVKMTPTKAGTYAIVCNEYCGIGHHTMLGRIYVK
- a CDS encoding cbb3-type cytochrome c oxidase subunit I → MATTYRTCPRTGLQFDLDADKLMRWNAVAGVLWLLVGGITALLVILTRWPAIKLLPADQFYLILTAHGIDMLILWIIYFEMAVLYFASSTLLRCRLATPKVAWLGFWLMAIGGIVTNVAIFQGESSVMFTSYVPMQAAPHFYLGIILFAVGALIGCGVFFGTLVIAKREKTYTGSLPLVTFGALTAAIIAVFTILSGAAILIPTFLWSVGLIKEVDPQLYRMIWWALGHSSQQINVAAHVSIWYLIAAVVFGAKPLSEKVSRFAFLLYILFLQLASAHHLLSDPGMSAEWKVLNTSYFMYFAVLASMIHGFTVPGAIEAAQRKKGFTNGLFEWLRKAPWGNPLFSGMFISLVGFGFLGGISGVVLGTEQINMLMHNTFYVPGHFHTTVVVGTTLAFMSITYLLVPTLFRREMMFPKLCQIQPYLYGLSMCVLGLVMMGAGTLGVSRRHWDMAFSGAPFQYEWPGAAYLMMGLTGIFGVIAVIGGGLWIFLVVWSLLFGKKLDGGPISDKPTPIPDQTAAAAASHAGSEEHIGVPGTVVLAMTLLVCFVLYYFVNWKYLSEVWGLS